In Sphingopyxis sp. 113P3, one DNA window encodes the following:
- a CDS encoding Crp/Fnr family transcriptional regulator produces the protein MTDCASCVVRNRAICASLDAEELALLGRLGRRQRVKAGHTLLWEGDDAPVVANVLEGVLKLVVATADGREQIVGVVFPSDFIGRPFGKESPYSVTAMTDAEVCIFNRKSFDEFASAHPDLQHKLLRRTLDELDRARHWMMLLGRKSAEEKVASFLLEMSERLSGEGYNSGARSGFELPFGRQQIADILGLTIETTSRQLTRMRAEGLLDLPSRREIVINDRAAMEAIAG, from the coding sequence GTGACCGACTGTGCATCCTGCGTCGTCCGGAACCGGGCGATCTGCGCAAGCCTCGATGCCGAAGAGCTTGCGTTGCTCGGCAGGCTGGGACGCCGCCAGCGAGTGAAAGCGGGTCACACCCTCTTATGGGAAGGCGACGACGCTCCGGTCGTTGCAAATGTTCTTGAAGGCGTGTTGAAGCTCGTCGTTGCGACTGCAGATGGTCGCGAGCAGATTGTGGGCGTCGTCTTTCCCTCCGATTTCATCGGGCGGCCTTTCGGGAAGGAAAGCCCCTACAGCGTCACCGCCATGACCGACGCCGAGGTTTGCATCTTTAACCGCAAGAGCTTCGACGAATTTGCAAGCGCGCATCCCGATTTGCAGCACAAGCTGCTGCGCCGCACCCTCGACGAGCTGGACCGGGCGCGCCACTGGATGATGCTCCTCGGCCGCAAATCGGCGGAAGAGAAAGTGGCATCCTTTCTCCTCGAAATGTCCGAACGGTTGTCGGGGGAGGGGTACAACTCGGGCGCGCGCAGCGGCTTCGAGCTGCCCTTTGGTCGCCAGCAGATCGCCGACATCTTGGGGCTGACGATCGAGACGACAAGTCGTCAGCTCACCCGGATGCGCGCTGAAGGTCTGCTCGACTTGCCGTCGCGCCGCGAGATTGTGATCAACGACCGGGCGGCGATGGAGGCGATCGCGGGCTGA
- a CDS encoding nitric-oxide reductase large subunit — protein sequence MGEYRKLWWTLISVLTVTFLILGISGAEVYRKAPPIPTEVVTASGKSLMTREDIMAGQAAWQSTGGMQLGSIWGHGAYQAPDWTADWLHRELTTWLTLAALEAYDRPFDELDVEQKAALVHRLKQEYRSNGLEPSTGIVTVSERRGAAIALTAAHYDRLYGSDPALRGMRDNYAMKEGTLPDAGKRAALADFFFWTAWAASTQRPGTIATYTNNWPPEPLIGNQPTPENILWSLACVVILIAGVGALIWGWAFLRRHDDTPLVTADKDPLTLAALTPSQRALGKYLFVVLALLVFQVFIGGFTAHYTIEGQSFYGIDVSQWFPYALTRTWHVQSAVLWIATAFLAAGLFLGPVIHGGDPKYQKAGVDLLFWALILVVAGSFAGNYLSIAQVMPDGLGFWLGHQGYEFLDLGRIWQIALFAGLLFWLVLMLRCMMPALRREKGGDRSLLLLLTVSTVAIGLFYGSGLFYGERTHITIMEYWRWWVVHLWVEGIFEVFATAAIAFIFASMGLVSKRIATAASLASASLFMVGGVPGTFHHLYFSGTTTPVMAVGAAFSALEVVPLIVLGYEAWEHWSLRDRAPWMRALRWPLMCFVAVAFWNMLGAGVFGFMINTPVALFYLQGLNTTAVHAHAALFGVYGFLALGFTLLVLRYIRPEIRLNEGLMRLGFWGLNAGLVLMIFTSLLPVGLFQFEASVTSGMWYARSDAFLQQGFLEALRWVRTFGDVVFILGALAVAWQVVILGLWRKGARRQVW from the coding sequence ATGGGCGAGTATCGCAAACTCTGGTGGACCTTGATCTCGGTCCTCACGGTCACCTTTCTCATCCTCGGCATTTCCGGGGCTGAGGTTTATCGCAAGGCACCTCCGATCCCGACCGAGGTTGTCACGGCGTCAGGCAAATCCCTGATGACCAGGGAAGACATCATGGCCGGGCAGGCCGCGTGGCAAAGCACCGGCGGTATGCAGCTCGGCTCGATCTGGGGGCATGGCGCCTATCAGGCACCCGACTGGACCGCCGACTGGCTGCACCGCGAACTGACCACGTGGCTGACGCTCGCGGCTTTGGAGGCCTATGACAGGCCCTTCGACGAACTCGACGTCGAACAGAAAGCGGCGCTCGTTCATCGGCTGAAACAGGAATATCGCAGCAATGGGCTCGAGCCATCGACCGGCATCGTCACCGTCTCCGAGCGCCGCGGCGCCGCAATAGCCCTCACGGCTGCTCACTATGACAGGCTTTATGGCAGCGATCCCGCGCTACGCGGGATGCGCGACAATTATGCGATGAAGGAGGGAACGCTGCCCGACGCTGGCAAGCGTGCGGCGCTGGCCGATTTCTTCTTCTGGACGGCGTGGGCTGCATCCACCCAACGACCCGGAACGATAGCCACCTATACCAATAATTGGCCCCCCGAGCCCCTGATCGGCAATCAACCGACACCGGAGAATATCCTTTGGTCTCTCGCATGCGTGGTCATCCTGATCGCTGGCGTGGGCGCGCTGATTTGGGGCTGGGCCTTTCTGCGCCGTCATGACGACACCCCACTCGTCACCGCCGACAAGGACCCGCTGACCCTTGCAGCGCTGACCCCCTCGCAGCGTGCGCTCGGCAAATATCTTTTTGTGGTGCTGGCGCTGCTCGTCTTTCAGGTTTTTATCGGAGGGTTCACCGCCCACTATACGATCGAGGGTCAGAGCTTTTACGGCATCGACGTGTCGCAGTGGTTCCCTTATGCGCTCACTCGCACCTGGCACGTGCAGAGCGCAGTGCTATGGATTGCCACGGCCTTCCTAGCCGCCGGTCTGTTCCTTGGACCGGTTATTCACGGAGGCGATCCCAAGTATCAGAAGGCAGGGGTCGACCTGCTCTTCTGGGCGCTGATCCTGGTCGTCGCCGGGTCGTTCGCCGGCAATTATCTTTCGATCGCGCAGGTGATGCCCGACGGCCTCGGATTCTGGCTCGGGCACCAAGGCTATGAATTTCTTGATCTCGGCCGCATTTGGCAGATTGCACTGTTCGCGGGACTGCTCTTCTGGCTGGTCCTGATGTTGCGGTGCATGATGCCCGCTCTCCGGCGCGAGAAAGGCGGGGACCGGAGCCTGCTTCTGCTCCTTACCGTTTCGACCGTTGCAATCGGACTCTTCTACGGCTCCGGCCTTTTTTATGGCGAACGCACCCATATCACGATCATGGAATATTGGCGGTGGTGGGTCGTCCACTTGTGGGTTGAGGGCATTTTTGAAGTGTTCGCCACCGCCGCCATCGCTTTCATCTTCGCGTCGATGGGGCTGGTGTCGAAACGGATCGCGACGGCCGCGAGCCTTGCCTCCGCATCGCTCTTCATGGTCGGCGGGGTGCCGGGCACCTTTCATCACCTATATTTCTCTGGAACGACCACTCCGGTAATGGCCGTCGGCGCTGCGTTCAGTGCGCTCGAGGTCGTGCCGCTCATCGTGCTCGGCTATGAAGCCTGGGAGCATTGGAGCCTGCGCGACCGCGCGCCGTGGATGCGCGCGCTGCGCTGGCCCTTGATGTGCTTCGTTGCCGTTGCCTTCTGGAACATGCTCGGCGCCGGCGTCTTCGGCTTCATGATCAACACGCCAGTCGCGCTCTTTTATCTTCAGGGACTGAACACCACCGCGGTCCATGCACATGCGGCGCTGTTTGGGGTTTATGGTTTCCTCGCCCTTGGTTTCACGCTTCTGGTGCTGCGCTATATCCGGCCCGAAATTCGACTCAACGAAGGGTTGATGCGCTTGGGGTTCTGGGGACTCAACGCGGGGTTGGTGCTTATGATCTTCACGAGTCTGCTCCCGGTGGGGCTTTTCCAGTTCGAAGCAAGCGTGACCTCCGGCATGTGGTACGCGCGCAGCGACGCGTTCCTCCAGCAGGGTTTCCTCGAAGCGCTGCGCTGGGTTCGGACCTTCGGCGACGTGGTTTTCATCCTCGGTGCGCTTGCGGTCGCGTGGCAGGTCGTGATTCTCGGCTTGTGGCGCAAGGGCGCGCGGCGGCAAGTGTGGTGA
- the ccoN gene encoding cytochrome-c oxidase, cbb3-type subunit I: MDDLVFKAGGWLALALLALVFAALAVDTPFAVHMVIVSMTCLILLWNRVSRADYGAMARGLLKMPPDEGVYDDDPVRWGVLATVFWGVAGLAVGLYIALQLAFPALNLGLEYTSFGRLRPLHTSAVIFAFGGNALIATSFYVVQRTCRARLAFPAAARFVFWGYQLFLVLAATGYVMGVTAAREYAEPEWYVDLWLTIVWVVYFVVFVGTIVKRREPHIYVANWFYLSFIVTIAMLHIVNNLAVPATIFGSKSYSAFAGVQDALTQWWYGHNAVAFFLTVPFLAMMYYFVPKQAERPIYSYRLSIIHFWSLIFLYIWAGPHHLHYTALPDWAQTLGMVFSVVLWMPSWGGMINGLMTLNGAWDKIRTDPIIRMMVVALAFYGMATFEGPMLSVKAFNSLSHYTEWTIAHVHAGALGWNGMITFAAVYYLVPRLWGRPRLYSLRMVNWHFWLATLGIVFYAASMWVAGIMQGLMWREYGADGYLVYSFAESVAAMHPMYLIRAAGGAMYLAGFLLLVFNVWATLAGKFREEKPMTETPYNAAADRPLAPVPAE, encoded by the coding sequence ATGGACGATCTGGTTTTCAAGGCGGGGGGCTGGCTGGCGCTTGCCCTTCTGGCGCTGGTGTTTGCGGCGCTGGCCGTCGACACGCCCTTTGCGGTGCACATGGTCATTGTATCGATGACTTGTCTGATCCTGCTTTGGAACCGTGTCTCGCGCGCCGATTACGGGGCCATGGCACGGGGGCTGCTCAAGATGCCGCCCGACGAGGGCGTTTACGATGACGATCCGGTACGCTGGGGCGTCCTTGCCACCGTCTTCTGGGGTGTCGCCGGCCTGGCTGTTGGGCTCTATATCGCGCTGCAGCTCGCATTTCCCGCGCTGAACCTCGGGCTGGAATATACAAGTTTCGGCCGTCTCCGTCCGCTCCACACATCGGCTGTCATCTTTGCCTTTGGCGGCAACGCGTTGATCGCGACGAGCTTTTACGTCGTCCAGCGCACCTGCCGCGCCCGGCTCGCCTTTCCCGCGGCCGCTCGCTTCGTCTTCTGGGGCTATCAGCTCTTCCTGGTGCTGGCTGCGACCGGATATGTCATGGGAGTCACGGCGGCGCGCGAATATGCCGAACCCGAATGGTATGTCGACTTGTGGCTGACGATTGTCTGGGTGGTCTATTTCGTCGTTTTCGTGGGCACGATCGTGAAGCGCCGCGAGCCTCATATCTATGTGGCAAACTGGTTCTACCTGAGCTTCATCGTGACCATCGCGATGCTCCACATCGTCAACAACCTTGCGGTACCGGCCACGATTTTTGGGTCGAAGAGCTATTCGGCCTTCGCCGGCGTACAGGATGCCCTGACGCAGTGGTGGTACGGGCATAATGCGGTCGCCTTCTTCCTGACCGTGCCCTTCCTTGCGATGATGTATTATTTTGTGCCGAAGCAGGCCGAACGGCCGATCTACAGCTATCGCCTGTCGATCATCCACTTCTGGTCGCTGATTTTCCTCTATATCTGGGCGGGTCCGCACCACCTTCATTATACCGCGCTGCCCGACTGGGCGCAGACGCTGGGGATGGTCTTCTCCGTCGTGCTGTGGATGCCGAGTTGGGGCGGAATGATCAACGGTCTGATGACGCTCAATGGCGCGTGGGACAAGATCCGCACCGACCCGATCATCCGCATGATGGTCGTTGCGCTCGCCTTTTATGGCATGGCGACCTTCGAGGGGCCGATGCTCTCGGTCAAGGCGTTCAACAGCCTGAGCCATTATACCGAATGGACGATCGCGCACGTTCACGCCGGCGCGCTCGGCTGGAACGGCATGATCACCTTTGCCGCGGTTTACTATTTGGTGCCGCGCCTTTGGGGACGGCCGCGCCTCTATTCGCTGCGCATGGTCAATTGGCACTTCTGGCTCGCGACGCTCGGGATCGTGTTTTACGCCGCCTCCATGTGGGTCGCGGGCATCATGCAGGGCCTGATGTGGCGCGAATATGGTGCGGACGGCTACCTCGTCTACAGCTTTGCCGAAAGCGTCGCGGCGATGCATCCCATGTACCTGATCCGCGCTGCGGGCGGGGCGATGTATCTCGCCGGCTTCCTGCTGCTCGTATTCAACGTCTGGGCAACGCTCGCAGGCAAGTTCCGCGAAGAAAAGCCGATGACCGAAACCCCCTACAACGCCGCCGCGGATCGTCCGCTGGCGCCCGTTCCCGCCGAATAA
- a CDS encoding NnrS family protein: protein MVANTTGGSLAKSPLWLRGGYRVLFGCGALWAIIVVVLWIGSIGGRWTLPLTIDPLAWHQHEMLFGYLGAIIGGFVSAAIPNWTGRPTVMGWRVAAVAGLWLAARLAILFSALVPPVVGAALDTVYLLLLLAYAAREIFASGNRNKPILAILFLFAAACALDHAAIMGILADPALGMRLGFALILLLIVLIGGRITPAFTRNWLVRQGRSERLPVLPNRFDMVVSGLTAAALASWVAGPAYPGAGVLLIGAGGLQLVRLMRWEGLRAFDDPLVFVLHLSYAWLPAGLILLGCAALFSLLPVTSAVHALGAGAMGAMTLAVMTRATRGHTGRVLEADRATLHIYILVHAGALLRVLAPLLPFDYMGIIAAAGGLWASAFLLFLLVYVPMAVRPAPGEKSA, encoded by the coding sequence ATGGTGGCCAACACGACAGGGGGTTCCCTCGCAAAGTCGCCGCTGTGGCTGCGCGGTGGTTATCGTGTCCTCTTCGGATGCGGCGCTTTGTGGGCTATCATCGTCGTCGTCCTGTGGATCGGCTCGATTGGCGGGCGCTGGACGCTGCCGCTCACGATAGATCCGCTCGCCTGGCACCAGCACGAGATGCTGTTCGGCTATCTCGGTGCAATCATCGGCGGGTTCGTAAGCGCCGCGATTCCCAACTGGACGGGGCGGCCGACGGTGATGGGATGGCGGGTGGCGGCGGTCGCCGGGCTATGGCTCGCGGCGCGGCTCGCCATTCTCTTTTCAGCGCTGGTGCCACCAGTCGTGGGCGCGGCGCTCGACACCGTCTATCTTCTTCTGCTCCTGGCCTATGCAGCCCGTGAAATCTTCGCCTCGGGCAATCGGAACAAGCCGATCCTCGCCATCCTCTTCCTCTTTGCAGCCGCCTGCGCGCTCGACCATGCTGCGATAATGGGGATACTTGCCGATCCGGCGCTGGGCATGCGTCTGGGATTTGCGCTGATCCTGCTTCTGATCGTTCTTATCGGCGGCCGCATTACGCCGGCTTTCACGCGCAACTGGCTGGTGCGGCAGGGGCGGAGCGAGAGACTGCCGGTCCTGCCGAACCGTTTCGACATGGTGGTGAGCGGGCTCACTGCAGCCGCGCTCGCGTCGTGGGTTGCAGGACCCGCCTACCCCGGCGCTGGAGTCCTGCTGATCGGGGCGGGGGGGCTCCAGCTGGTTCGGCTGATGCGCTGGGAAGGGTTACGGGCGTTTGACGACCCGCTCGTCTTCGTCCTCCACCTTTCATACGCCTGGCTTCCCGCTGGTCTCATCCTTCTCGGCTGCGCGGCGCTGTTCTCGTTACTGCCGGTCACGAGCGCCGTGCATGCGCTGGGCGCGGGAGCAATGGGTGCAATGACGCTTGCAGTGATGACACGCGCGACCCGCGGTCACACCGGGCGCGTGCTCGAAGCCGACCGCGCCACTCTCCACATCTATATCCTGGTTCATGCAGGCGCGCTGCTGCGCGTCCTCGCGCCGCTCCTGCCATTCGATTATATGGGGATCATCGCCGCTGCAGGAGGTTTGTGGGCATCCGCCTTCCTCCTTTTCCTCCTCGTCTATGTCCCGATGGCGGTGCGTCCGGCGCCCGGTGAAAAATCGGCATGA